In Thermoanaerobaculia bacterium, one DNA window encodes the following:
- a CDS encoding CARDB domain-containing protein: GLLRSHADGPNLTLVRVDREQALVILSNDDAPDTEPGSWFADIAVRNFGNRTTFAPFEVAIFVDGALARSWVIAGSIAAAETVRNPHIAVGRLSAGTHKIRVVIDPSNRIEESMETDNEFEASVTVPPLS; the protein is encoded by the coding sequence GCGGCCTTCTCCGCTCCCATGCCGACGGGCCTAACCTGACGCTCGTGCGCGTCGATCGCGAACAGGCCCTCGTGATTCTTTCGAACGACGACGCGCCGGATACGGAGCCCGGGTCCTGGTTCGCCGACATCGCCGTTCGAAACTTCGGCAATCGCACGACCTTCGCTCCCTTCGAGGTTGCGATCTTCGTCGACGGCGCGCTCGCCCGTTCGTGGGTCATCGCGGGTTCGATCGCTGCCGCCGAAACCGTCCGGAACCCGCACATCGCAGTCGGGAGGCTCTCAGCGGGAACGCACAAGATTCGCGTCGTGATCGATCCGTCGAACCGGATCGAGGAGAGCATGGAGACGGACAACGAGTTCGAGGCAAGCGTCACGGTTCCGCCTCTCTCTTGA